In one window of Henckelia pumila isolate YLH828 chromosome 1, ASM3356847v2, whole genome shotgun sequence DNA:
- the LOC140874465 gene encoding uncharacterized protein: protein MAFATYNKHGPAVVLIFIFISSSTCNFGRAYEYPNLGAAGVVANDYLPEAGNEGGSSGYLPQGGIVGTSSDLIYNKALECFGDKYIYSSCGAAYRLNQGGELDVPPDYADQYCNGPCVTETQNVLACIHGIFDQFLFYNRATLSDIRDTIASGCGNGPKRGNFDVAEHIQANGAPANKLHYSALCASLLLISMIYYVFF, encoded by the exons ATGGCATTCGCAACATATAATAAGCATGGTCCTGCAGTagttttgattttcattttcatctcCTCTTCCACTTGCAATTTTG GAAGGGCATATGAGTATCCTAATTTAGGGGCCGCGGGAGTCGTCGCGAACGACTATTTGCCGGAGGCAGGAAATGAAGGAGGGTCGAGTGGGTACTTGCCTCAAGGAGGTATTGTAGGCACAAGTTCTGATCTTATATACAATAAAGCTTTGGAATGTTTCGGTGATAAGTAT ATATATAGTAGCTGTGGTGCAGCATACAGATTGAACCAAGGCGGAGAACTCGACGTGCCGCCCGATTACGCGGATCAGTACTGCAATGGACCCTGCGTAACTGAGACACAAAACGTCCTAGCCTGCATACATGGCATATTCGATCAGTTTTTGTTCTACAACAGAGCTACGCTAAGCGATATACGCGACACAATTGCATCTGGTTGCGGCAACGGACCCAAAAGAG GTAATTTCGATGTGGCTGAGCATATTCAAGCCAATGGGGCTCCTGCAAACAAGTTACATTACTCTGCTCTTTGTGCTAGTTTGCTGCTGATTAGTATGATTTACTATGTGTTTTTCTAG